From a single Eisenibacter elegans DSM 3317 genomic region:
- a CDS encoding SpoIIE family protein phosphatase — protein sequence MKRILFCVESALDALVALLGQLDKHFSTTFRIEHASNGQEAWEKILTFVAEGYEIPLLLTAYHLEGISGEELLSKVHQTLPQSIKILLIDPDRPITSITTLFNNTNLYRCISKPWQEEDLVITIKQGLKSYQQEKELNENTGKLAELNALLEQKVAQRTQELIQAYEQINEKSQALEQQKQLIEHKNNDLTASINYARRIQTAILPRHEEIAAHIEDFTIFYKPRDIVSGDFYWFAAMQDRLIIAVADCTGHGIPGAFMSLIGNDLLHEIVNIRQIINPDEILHNLKEEVQRALRQKETRNQDGMDIGICVLHKKYNPQTQQSHFYRLDYAAAAHPLYLIRNGELEVIKGDNIIIGGFQNYTTQDHFSLHTIPIEDDMTFYLTSDGLQDQFGGPKGRRFSTKRLREVFLTISELPFDEQQNVLEQELREWTENGTHRQIDDILIFGMKVKS from the coding sequence ATGAAGCGCATACTCTTTTGTGTAGAATCAGCACTGGATGCTTTGGTAGCCCTCTTGGGGCAGCTCGACAAGCATTTCAGTACGACCTTTCGGATAGAACACGCCTCCAACGGCCAAGAGGCATGGGAGAAGATACTGACTTTTGTGGCCGAAGGTTATGAAATTCCGCTGTTGTTGACGGCTTATCACCTCGAAGGCATCTCTGGGGAAGAATTGCTCAGCAAGGTTCATCAGACCCTGCCGCAGAGCATCAAAATATTGCTTATAGATCCCGATCGCCCTATCACCTCCATCACGACGCTCTTCAACAATACCAATCTTTACCGCTGTATCAGCAAACCCTGGCAAGAAGAAGACTTGGTCATTACCATCAAACAGGGGCTCAAAAGCTACCAACAAGAAAAAGAGCTGAACGAAAATACAGGAAAGCTGGCCGAACTCAATGCCTTATTGGAACAAAAAGTAGCCCAGCGTACCCAAGAGCTAATTCAGGCATATGAGCAAATCAATGAGAAAAGTCAGGCGCTAGAGCAGCAAAAACAACTGATAGAACACAAAAATAACGACCTGACCGCCAGTATCAACTATGCTAGGCGCATTCAGACAGCTATCTTGCCACGCCACGAAGAGATTGCCGCCCACATAGAAGATTTTACTATCTTTTATAAGCCTCGCGATATCGTCAGTGGTGATTTTTATTGGTTTGCCGCCATGCAAGACCGGCTGATTATTGCAGTAGCTGACTGTACCGGACATGGTATCCCTGGGGCTTTTATGAGCCTGATAGGCAATGACTTGCTACACGAGATTGTCAATATTCGCCAAATTATCAACCCAGACGAGATATTACACAACCTCAAAGAAGAAGTACAACGAGCACTACGACAAAAAGAAACCCGCAACCAAGACGGGATGGACATCGGTATTTGTGTGTTGCACAAAAAATATAACCCTCAAACCCAGCAATCGCATTTTTATCGGTTGGATTATGCTGCTGCCGCACATCCTCTGTACCTCATCCGAAACGGAGAACTGGAGGTCATCAAGGGGGATAATATCATCATTGGAGGGTTTCAAAACTATACCACCCAAGACCACTTCAGCTTACATACCATCCCTATCGAGGATGATATGACATTTTACCTTACTTCTGACGGCCTGCAAGACCAATTTGGAGGGCCCAAAGGCCGCCGTTTTTCTACCAAAAGGCTGCGAGAGGTCTTTCTGACAATCAGTGAGCTGCCATTTGATGAACAACAAAATGTATTGGAACAAGAGCTGAGGGAATGGACCGAAAATGGTACACACCGACAAATAGATGACATCCTGATTTTTGGGATGAAAGTCAAATCATAA